One window of Etheostoma spectabile isolate EspeVRDwgs_2016 chromosome 6, UIUC_Espe_1.0, whole genome shotgun sequence genomic DNA carries:
- the pkdc gene encoding uncharacterized protein pkdc: MKPEHQDLILQACGASSLRVGAKIQTLWSGYGEIVRLHLEGCERPSVVVKHVKFPEEAEHPGGWNTDRSHMRKVRSYQVETHWYQNYSTNQSCRTPACLAACSYGDEMLIVLEDLDVAGYDQRRTSVKDREIKACLSWLAHFHALFLGVAPEGLWPVGTYWHLETRPDELEAMDHAELKAAAADIDKILNECRFKTVVHGDAKLANFCFSQSGRDVAAVDFQYVGGGCGMKDVVYFLGSCMGERECEKSAPGLLDYYFTTLNQSVKKDVDFAALEKEWREMFAFAWTDFHRFLLGWMPGHVKINRYSKQLTKEVLRKLKL, encoded by the exons ATGAAACCGGAGCACCAGGACCTCATCCTTCAGGCGTGTGGTGCTTCGTCCCTGCGTGTCGGTGCAAAGATCCAGACGCTGTGGAGCGGTTACGGGGAGATAGTCCGGCTGCACCTGGAGGGCTGCGAGCGGCCGTCAGTGGTCGTCAAACATGTCAAGTTTCCAGAGGAGGCAGAGCATCCCGGAGGCTGGAACACAGATCGCTCCCACATGCGTAAAGTGAGATCCTACCAGGTGGAGACACACTGGTACCAGAACTAttccaccaatcagagctgCCGGACCCCCGCCTGTCTGGCCGCCTGTTCCTATGGAGACGAGATGCTGATCGTGCTGGAGGATCTGGATGTGGCTGGTTATGATCAGAGAAG GACCAGCGTGAAGGACCGAGAAATAAAGGCTTGTCTCAGCTGGCTTGCACACTTCCATGCTCTCTTCCTGGGTGTGGCACCGGAGGGCCTGTGGCCCGTCGGCACCTACTGGCATCTGGAGACCCGGCCAGACGAGCTGGAGGCCATGGACCACGCAGAGCTCAAAGCAGCCGCCGCTGACATTGACAAGATACTCAACGAATGTCGCTTTAAGACCGTCGTTCACGGAGACGCCAAGTTAGCCAACTTCTGTTTTTCCCAGAGTGGACGGGATGTGGCGGCTGTAGACTTCCAGTATGTTGGAGGGGGCTGTGGGATGAAAgatgttgtgtattttttaggAAGCTGCATGGGGGAGAGGGAGTGTGAAAAGAGCGCACCAGGCCTGCTGGACTACTATTTCACAACATTAAATCAATCTGTGAAAAAAGATGTGGACTTTGCTGCCCTGGAGAAAGAGTGGAGGGAGATGTTTGCATTTGCCTGGACAGATTTCCATCGCTTTCTGCTGGGATGGATGCCTGGGCACGTGAAAATCAACCGGTACAGTAAACAGTTGACCAAGGAGGTTCTCCGCAAACTGAAACTGTAA